One stretch of Verrucomicrobiota bacterium DNA includes these proteins:
- a CDS encoding phage tail protein: MAEPFLSEIRLMSFGFAPKGWALCNGQLLPINQNQALFSLLGTTYGGDGRVNFALPNLQGRVPIHVGNGHTLGENGGEQSHTLTIDEMPAHTHVPTASLDTGANPSQPPFTPNPGNNFLGGANNVYAGPANLTTLRPDAVTNVGGSQAHLNMQPFLTISFCIALQGIFPSQN, encoded by the coding sequence ATGGCCGAACCGTTTCTAAGTGAAATCAGGTTGATGAGTTTCGGATTTGCGCCGAAAGGTTGGGCTTTGTGCAACGGCCAGCTCCTGCCGATCAACCAGAATCAGGCGCTGTTCTCGTTGTTGGGAACCACCTACGGCGGCGATGGTCGTGTAAACTTTGCCTTGCCCAATCTTCAAGGCCGCGTACCTATCCACGTCGGCAACGGTCACACGTTGGGCGAAAACGGCGGCGAGCAGTCGCATACACTGACCATTGACGAAATGCCGGCGCACACACATGTTCCAACTGCCTCGCTGGACACTGGAGCGAATCCGAGTCAGCCGCCCTTCACTCCGAATCCGGGAAACAACTTTCTCGGCGGGGCCAACAATGTTTATGCCGGGCCTGCCAACCTGACCACGTTGCGCCCGGACGCGGTGACCAATGTTGGTGGCAGCCAGGCTCACCTCAACATGCAGCCGTTCCTGACCATCAGCTTTTGCATCGCGTTGCAGGGAATCTTTCCATCCCAGAACTGA